In Microbacterium cremeum, a genomic segment contains:
- a CDS encoding 5'-3' exonuclease, which translates to MADRLMLLDSASLYFRAFYGVPDTVRAPDGTPVNAVRGFLDIITKLVTTYRPTHLVACWDDDWRPQWRVDLIPTYKSHRVAEVVAAGPDVEVVPDPLEIQVPVIRAALEAVGIRIVGAPEHEADDVIGTLATAATMPVDVVTGDRDLFQLVDDGRDVRVVYTARGMSNLEVLTDASVVAKYGVLPSQYADFATLRGDTSDGLPGVAGVGEKTAAGLLATHGDLERIIEAAASGEGMSAGVRAKILAALPYLEVAPKVVAVVRDLPLTVPDTRLRPLTPEQKTGAAALAETWALGAAMNRIVDAFDALDAR; encoded by the coding sequence GTGGCTGACCGACTGATGTTGCTCGACAGTGCTTCGCTGTACTTCCGCGCGTTCTACGGCGTGCCCGACACGGTGCGCGCACCGGACGGCACGCCCGTCAACGCGGTGCGCGGGTTCCTCGACATCATCACGAAGCTCGTGACGACGTACCGGCCGACGCACCTCGTGGCCTGCTGGGACGACGACTGGCGCCCGCAGTGGCGGGTCGACCTCATCCCGACCTACAAGTCGCACCGCGTCGCAGAGGTCGTGGCCGCCGGCCCCGACGTCGAGGTGGTGCCGGATCCGCTCGAGATTCAGGTGCCCGTCATCAGGGCGGCACTCGAAGCGGTCGGAATCCGCATCGTCGGAGCACCCGAGCACGAGGCCGACGACGTCATCGGCACGCTTGCCACGGCCGCCACGATGCCGGTGGACGTCGTGACCGGCGACCGCGATCTCTTCCAGCTCGTCGACGACGGGCGGGACGTGCGCGTCGTCTACACGGCGCGGGGCATGAGCAACCTCGAAGTGCTCACCGATGCATCGGTGGTCGCGAAATACGGGGTGCTGCCGTCCCAGTACGCCGACTTCGCGACGCTGCGCGGCGACACCTCCGACGGACTTCCCGGCGTCGCCGGGGTCGGCGAGAAGACCGCGGCGGGTCTCCTCGCGACCCACGGCGACCTCGAGCGCATCATCGAGGCGGCGGCGAGCGGCGAGGGGATGTCGGCCGGAGTCCGCGCGAAGATCCTCGCGGCCCTCCCCTACCTCGAGGTCGCCCCGAAGGTCGTCGCGGTCGTGCGCGACCTTCCGCTGACCGTTCCCGACACGCGGCTGCGCCCCCTCACCCCGGAGCAGAAGACGGGTGCCGCCGCCCTCGCCGAGACGTGGGCACTGGGCGCCGCGATGAACCGCATCGTCGACGCGTTCGACGCCCTCGACGCCCGGTGA
- a CDS encoding PHP domain-containing protein, with the protein MNPHDALTEIATLLERERSSRYKSKAFRAAADAIAGLSAEELADAASLRRRKGIGESTFAVIQQALAGEVPEYLEDLRERAGMQRSSSLRGLLRGDLHSHSDWSDGLTSIDLMVDAARTLGHEYLALTDHSPRLRVANGLSPERLREQLGVVAGMSGHGFTLLSGIEVDILDDGSLDQQPELLDELDVVVASAHSKLRMDRAPMTRRLVAAASNPHVDVLGHVTGRLVEGSRGTRPPSTFDARAVFSACAEHGVAVEINSRPERQDPPDELMALALEFGCLFSIDSDAHAPGQLSLLDYGAERAERLGVPPERIVTTWSLDRLRAWTTRERGA; encoded by the coding sequence GTGAATCCCCACGACGCCCTCACCGAGATCGCGACGCTCCTGGAGCGCGAGCGGTCGTCGCGGTACAAGTCGAAGGCGTTCCGCGCGGCGGCCGACGCCATCGCGGGGCTGAGCGCCGAAGAGCTGGCCGATGCCGCCTCCCTGCGTCGCCGCAAGGGAATCGGGGAGTCGACGTTCGCCGTCATCCAGCAGGCGCTCGCCGGCGAGGTCCCGGAGTACCTCGAAGACCTGCGGGAGCGCGCCGGCATGCAGCGCAGCTCATCGCTTCGCGGCCTCCTGCGCGGCGACCTCCACTCGCACAGCGACTGGTCGGACGGCCTCACCTCGATCGACCTCATGGTCGACGCGGCGCGGACGCTCGGCCACGAGTACCTCGCGCTCACCGACCATTCGCCACGGCTCCGCGTGGCCAACGGCCTGTCACCGGAGCGGCTGCGCGAGCAGCTGGGCGTCGTGGCCGGGATGAGCGGCCACGGATTCACGCTGCTGTCGGGGATCGAGGTCGACATCCTCGACGACGGCTCGCTCGACCAACAGCCGGAGCTGCTCGACGAACTCGACGTCGTGGTGGCGTCGGCGCATTCGAAGCTCCGCATGGATCGCGCGCCGATGACGCGGCGCCTGGTCGCGGCGGCGTCGAATCCGCACGTCGACGTGCTCGGGCACGTCACCGGCCGTCTCGTGGAGGGCTCGCGAGGCACGCGACCGCCCTCCACGTTCGACGCGCGCGCGGTGTTCTCGGCGTGCGCCGAGCACGGCGTGGCGGTCGAGATCAACTCGAGGCCGGAACGGCAGGATCCGCCGGACGAGTTGATGGCGCTGGCGCTGGAGTTCGGATGCCTGTTCTCGATCGATTCGGACGCCCATGCGCCCGGCCAGCTCTCGCTCCTGGACTACGGCGCCGAGCGGGCCGAGCGGCTCGGGGTGCCGCCGGAGCGGATCGTGACCACGTGGTCTCTCGACCGCCTGCGCGCCTGGACCACGCGCGAGCGCGGCGCCTGA
- a CDS encoding aromatic ring-opening dioxygenase LigA has product MTEDTIARLEGSVEPPARKLGGVKAVGVLGILAGIVLIVVGVVVWIMVSSQLQAERITVPDDAMAFQGQTVAGPFTAYVQADIIQHHALEASGGRTYAELDQDDPLRATMMNASFLRASLFTSVVSFGVAAFAIGIGILSIMFGWALQRLASAPVVVRRATAV; this is encoded by the coding sequence GTGACCGAAGACACCATCGCCCGCCTCGAAGGCTCCGTCGAACCGCCCGCGCGCAAGCTGGGCGGCGTGAAGGCCGTCGGCGTTCTGGGCATCCTCGCCGGGATCGTGCTCATCGTGGTCGGCGTCGTGGTCTGGATCATGGTCTCGAGCCAGCTGCAGGCAGAGCGGATCACCGTCCCCGACGACGCGATGGCGTTCCAGGGCCAGACGGTCGCCGGCCCGTTCACCGCCTACGTGCAGGCCGACATCATCCAGCACCACGCGCTCGAGGCGTCCGGGGGAAGGACGTATGCCGAGCTCGATCAGGACGATCCGCTGCGGGCGACCATGATGAACGCGTCGTTCCTGCGGGCGTCGCTGTTCACGTCGGTGGTGTCGTTCGGCGTCGCGGCCTTCGCGATCGGCATCGGCATCCTCTCGATCATGTTCGGCTGGGCGCTGCAGCGCCTCGCGAGCGCCCCGGTGGTCGTGCGGCGCGCCACGGCGGTGTGA
- the trpD gene encoding anthranilate phosphoribosyltransferase, giving the protein MAELYTWPGILTTLLERRDLSVSESTWAMRQIMSGSATPSQLSGFLIALRAKGETVDEIVGFRDAILEAALPLPVDPGVLDIVGTGGDRFGTVNVSTMSALVAAASGIPVVKHGNRAASSSSGSSDVLGALGVDLALSPEAVAETLSRAGITFAFAAAFHPGFKHAGPSRSELGVPTVFNFLGPLVNPARAEANAVGVAQLDRVPLITGVFRTRGATALVFRGDDGLDELTTTGHSRLWEISRGDIHEHDLDPRDLGIPLAEIDDLLGGDPPHNAAVVRRVLGGEEGPVRDIVLLNAAAGIVAYRLFRDAAQVQRPILERLAEARDEAAAAIDSGGATATLERWVQTTRALAS; this is encoded by the coding sequence ATGGCGGAGCTGTACACCTGGCCGGGCATCCTCACGACACTCCTGGAGCGGCGCGATCTCAGCGTCTCGGAATCGACGTGGGCGATGCGGCAGATCATGTCGGGCTCGGCGACGCCCTCTCAGCTGTCGGGGTTCCTGATCGCGCTGCGGGCCAAGGGCGAGACGGTCGACGAGATCGTCGGCTTCCGCGACGCGATCCTCGAGGCGGCGCTCCCGCTGCCTGTGGACCCCGGAGTCCTCGACATCGTGGGCACCGGCGGCGACCGCTTCGGCACCGTCAACGTGTCGACGATGTCGGCGCTGGTGGCGGCGGCATCCGGGATCCCCGTCGTCAAGCACGGCAACCGCGCGGCCAGCTCGTCCTCGGGGTCGTCGGACGTGCTGGGGGCGCTGGGCGTCGATCTCGCACTGTCACCCGAAGCCGTGGCCGAGACGCTGTCGCGCGCCGGCATCACGTTCGCATTCGCCGCGGCGTTCCACCCGGGGTTCAAGCATGCCGGGCCGTCGCGCAGCGAGCTCGGCGTCCCGACCGTGTTCAACTTCCTCGGTCCGCTGGTCAACCCCGCGCGCGCCGAGGCGAACGCCGTCGGGGTGGCGCAGCTGGACCGCGTGCCGCTCATCACCGGTGTGTTCCGCACCCGCGGGGCGACGGCACTGGTGTTCCGGGGCGACGACGGGCTGGACGAGCTGACGACGACCGGTCACAGCCGCCTGTGGGAGATCAGCCGCGGCGACATCCACGAGCACGACCTCGACCCGCGCGATCTCGGCATCCCGCTGGCGGAGATCGACGACCTGCTCGGCGGCGACCCGCCGCACAACGCTGCCGTGGTGCGCCGGGTGCTGGGCGGTGAGGAGGGCCCGGTGCGCGACATCGTGCTCCTCAACGCGGCTGCGGGCATCGTGGCCTACCGACTGTTCCGCGATGCGGCGCAGGTGCAGCGCCCGATCCTGGAGCGGCTCGCCGAAGCGCGCGACGAGGCCGCGGCGGCGATCGACAGCGGCGGCGCCACCGCCACGCTGGAGCGCTGGGTGCAGACCACGCGCGCCCTCGCGTCCTGA
- a CDS encoding cytochrome c oxidase subunit 3, whose protein sequence is MGSVTTSTATYSQAMRSVKRPDPVAVGTIVWLGSEVMFFAGLFAIYFTLRSTSPELWAQETQLLNIPYAFVNTVILVLSSVTCQMGVFAAERFQPYTVKTNRFWQRWGMVEWFWLTFALGAIFVSGQVWEYAQLVAEGMPITANAYASAFYLTTGFHALHVTGGLIAFLLVIGRAYAVKNFGRKEMTSSIVVSYYWHFVDVVWIALFAVIYFLR, encoded by the coding sequence ATGGGGAGCGTGACGACCTCCACAGCGACCTACTCCCAGGCCATGCGGTCCGTCAAGCGGCCGGATCCGGTCGCTGTCGGCACCATCGTGTGGCTCGGCAGCGAGGTGATGTTCTTCGCCGGCCTCTTCGCGATCTACTTCACCCTGCGCAGCACCTCGCCCGAGCTGTGGGCGCAGGAGACGCAGCTGCTGAACATCCCCTACGCGTTCGTCAACACGGTGATCCTCGTGCTCTCGTCCGTCACATGCCAGATGGGCGTGTTCGCCGCCGAGCGCTTCCAGCCGTACACCGTCAAGACGAACCGCTTCTGGCAGCGGTGGGGCATGGTCGAGTGGTTCTGGCTGACCTTCGCCCTCGGCGCGATCTTCGTGTCGGGCCAGGTGTGGGAGTACGCCCAGCTCGTCGCCGAGGGCATGCCGATCACGGCGAACGCGTACGCCTCGGCGTTCTACCTCACCACCGGCTTCCACGCCCTCCACGTCACCGGCGGCCTCATCGCCTTCCTCCTGGTGATCGGCCGCGCCTACGCCGTCAAGAACTTCGGGCGCAAGGAGATGACCTCCTCGATCGTCGTGTCGTACTACTGGCACTTCGTGGACGTCGTCTGGATCGCGCTGTTCGCCGTCATCTACTTCCTGCGATAA
- a CDS encoding c-type cytochrome, with protein sequence MARETTRRSKGRRSPWAAAALIGIGLLITGGVYAGASAAMAATTPQTAVDTALTVEDGQKLFQANCATCHGLDVQGTQTGPSLYGVGELAVHFQMSTGRMPLQMQGPQAPEKPVQFTDEQIAAIGAYIQSIAPGPSYPDEEVLDGGGRTAEGGELFRINCAMCHNVAGAGGALTEGKYAPALHTTTPLNMYAAMVTGPQNMPVFNDMTLTTEEKRDIITYLLYLQDNESAGGFSLGSLGPVSEGLFIWIFGIGSLIALTVWITAKSN encoded by the coding sequence ATGGCACGAGAGACCACGCGCCGCTCGAAAGGCCGCCGCAGCCCCTGGGCCGCGGCCGCACTGATCGGCATCGGCCTGCTCATCACCGGCGGCGTCTACGCCGGCGCGTCCGCCGCGATGGCGGCCACGACGCCGCAGACCGCCGTCGACACGGCACTCACCGTCGAGGACGGGCAGAAGCTGTTCCAGGCGAACTGCGCCACCTGCCACGGGCTCGATGTCCAGGGTACCCAGACGGGGCCCTCGCTCTACGGCGTCGGCGAGCTCGCCGTCCACTTCCAGATGAGCACGGGCCGCATGCCGCTGCAGATGCAGGGTCCCCAGGCTCCCGAGAAGCCGGTGCAGTTCACCGACGAGCAGATCGCCGCGATCGGCGCGTACATCCAGTCGATCGCCCCGGGCCCCTCCTACCCCGACGAAGAGGTCCTCGACGGCGGCGGCCGCACCGCCGAGGGCGGCGAGCTGTTCCGCATCAACTGCGCGATGTGCCACAACGTGGCCGGTGCGGGCGGCGCTCTGACCGAGGGCAAGTACGCGCCCGCGCTTCACACCACCACCCCACTCAACATGTACGCGGCGATGGTGACCGGCCCGCAGAACATGCCGGTGTTCAACGACATGACGCTGACCACCGAAGAGAAGCGCGACATCATCACCTACCTGCTGTACCTGCAGGACAACGAGTCGGCGGGCGGGTTCTCGCTCGGCTCGCTCGGCCCCGTCTCCGAGGGCCTCTTCATCTGGATCTTCGGCATCGGCTCGCTGATCGCCCTCACCGTGTGGATCACGGCGAAGTCCAACTGA
- a CDS encoding ubiquinol-cytochrome c reductase iron-sulfur subunit — protein sequence MAHEDDPLEHERASWKPSPGLAVAVTDPVSNPGLPPHRERMTDKDPVAMRRAVRTVYTLFYLSVGASIWAIAAYFLFPIESGRIVDIRANNLFIGLGIAFALLAIGLATIHWSKAVVSDKEFIEPRHATRGRDSTRDAAIKAFSDANEESGFGRRTMIRNSMIAALVASIAPGIVLFRGLAPFDSPEHPDAGNPVALLEHTMWKKGMRLAHDPTGEPIRAADLTLGSAVHVIPEALAELSHSSGYLEEKAKAIVLLVRLLPEQIVESEDRKEWSYNGIVAYSKVCTHVGCPVALYEQQTHHLLCPCHQSQFDVTDRAKVIFGPAARALPQLPITVDDEGYLVARSDFTEPVGPSFWERH from the coding sequence ATGGCCCACGAGGACGACCCGCTCGAGCACGAGAGGGCTTCCTGGAAGCCCTCCCCCGGGCTCGCCGTCGCGGTCACCGACCCGGTGAGCAACCCTGGGCTCCCCCCTCACCGCGAGCGGATGACCGACAAGGACCCGGTCGCGATGCGCCGTGCCGTCCGCACGGTCTACACGCTCTTCTACCTCTCGGTCGGCGCAAGCATCTGGGCCATCGCCGCCTACTTCCTGTTCCCGATCGAGAGCGGCCGGATCGTCGACATCCGCGCCAACAACCTCTTCATCGGCCTGGGCATCGCGTTCGCGCTGCTGGCGATCGGCCTGGCCACGATCCACTGGTCGAAGGCCGTCGTCTCCGACAAGGAGTTCATCGAGCCCCGCCACGCGACGCGCGGGCGGGATTCGACGCGCGACGCGGCGATCAAGGCGTTCTCCGACGCCAACGAGGAGTCCGGCTTCGGACGCCGCACCATGATCCGCAACTCGATGATCGCGGCGCTGGTCGCCTCGATCGCGCCCGGCATCGTGCTCTTCCGTGGTCTCGCGCCGTTCGATTCGCCCGAGCACCCCGACGCCGGCAACCCGGTGGCACTTCTCGAGCACACGATGTGGAAGAAGGGCATGCGCCTCGCGCACGACCCGACCGGTGAGCCGATCCGCGCTGCCGACCTGACGCTCGGCTCGGCCGTGCACGTCATCCCCGAGGCGCTCGCCGAGCTGTCGCACAGCAGCGGCTACCTCGAAGAGAAGGCGAAGGCGATCGTGCTCCTCGTCCGGCTGCTCCCGGAGCAGATCGTCGAGTCCGAGGACCGCAAGGAGTGGTCGTACAACGGGATCGTCGCGTACTCCAAGGTGTGCACGCACGTCGGCTGCCCGGTCGCTCTCTACGAGCAGCAGACCCATCACCTGCTGTGCCCCTGCCACCAGTCGCAGTTCGACGTCACCGATCGCGCCAAGGTCATCTTCGGCCCGGCCGCCCGGGCGCTGCCGCAGCTGCCCATCACCGTTGACGATGAGGGATATCTGGTCGCCCGGAGCGACTTCACCGAACCCGTCGGCCCGAGCTTCTGGGAGCGTCATTGA
- a CDS encoding cytochrome b, whose product MSTATHPTENLTREPAVSPEPPLTRDKPLGGRFIGATANYIDERTSLSGFVKELGRKIFPDHWSFMLGEIAMWAFVVVLLSGTFLTFFFQASMVETHYTGAYLPMRGIEMSAAMASTLEISFDLRGGLLVRQIHHWAALVFVAGIGVHMLRIFFTGAFRKPRELNWVIGFVMFILALGEGFTGYSLPDDVLSGNGLRIIDGMVKGIPLIGTWTSFLLFGGEFPGTAIVGRLYALHILLLPALLVALLVIHLMLMVINKHTQFAGPARTNSNVVGYPMMPVYMSKMGGFLFITFGVIVLIASLFTINPIWNYGPYDPSPVSAGTQPDWYIGFADGALRLVPPGWEIVFLDRTWSFNILVPLVVLGLFILVVLIYPFIEAWVTGDKREHHIAQRPRNAATRTAIGAAGVTFYAVLWAAAASDIIATHFWLTMEGVIHTLQALLIVGPIVAYFVTKRICVALQKKDREIALHGYESGRIVRLPGGEYIEVHQPVDEYDRYKLVDFETYEPLVVRPNAKGRIPWHQNVRASISRWFFEDRLTPVTQSELDAALAHQHHALEHIAAEEDAELQAAHDRAGVPDAPHTPIDDGRNSETAVRPSNVIVREPEPGTKPAKNREKEAGQ is encoded by the coding sequence TTGAGTACCGCCACTCACCCCACCGAGAACCTCACTCGGGAGCCGGCCGTCTCGCCCGAGCCGCCTCTCACGCGTGACAAGCCGCTGGGCGGCCGCTTCATCGGCGCCACGGCGAACTACATCGACGAGCGCACCAGCCTGTCGGGCTTCGTCAAGGAGCTCGGCCGCAAGATCTTCCCCGATCACTGGTCGTTCATGCTCGGCGAGATCGCCATGTGGGCCTTCGTCGTCGTGCTGCTGTCGGGAACCTTCCTGACGTTCTTCTTCCAGGCGTCGATGGTCGAGACCCACTACACCGGCGCGTACCTTCCGATGCGCGGCATCGAGATGTCGGCGGCCATGGCCTCGACTCTCGAGATCTCGTTCGACCTGCGCGGCGGCCTCCTGGTGCGCCAGATCCATCACTGGGCCGCGCTGGTGTTCGTCGCCGGCATCGGCGTCCACATGCTCCGCATCTTCTTCACCGGAGCGTTCCGCAAGCCGCGCGAGCTGAACTGGGTCATCGGCTTCGTGATGTTCATCCTTGCGCTGGGTGAGGGCTTCACCGGCTACTCGCTCCCGGACGACGTCCTCTCGGGCAACGGTCTGCGCATCATCGACGGCATGGTCAAGGGCATCCCGCTCATCGGCACGTGGACGTCGTTCCTGCTGTTCGGCGGTGAGTTCCCGGGCACCGCCATCGTCGGCCGCCTGTACGCGCTGCACATCCTGCTGCTGCCGGCGCTCCTGGTCGCCCTGCTCGTGATCCACCTCATGCTGATGGTGATCAACAAGCACACGCAGTTCGCGGGCCCCGCGCGCACGAACAGCAACGTGGTCGGCTACCCGATGATGCCGGTCTACATGTCGAAGATGGGCGGCTTCCTGTTCATCACGTTCGGCGTGATCGTGCTGATCGCCTCGCTGTTCACGATCAACCCGATCTGGAACTACGGCCCCTACGACCCGTCTCCGGTCTCGGCCGGCACGCAGCCCGACTGGTACATCGGCTTCGCCGACGGTGCGCTGCGCCTCGTCCCGCCGGGCTGGGAGATCGTGTTCCTCGACCGCACCTGGTCGTTCAACATCCTCGTGCCGTTGGTCGTCCTGGGTCTGTTCATCCTCGTGGTGCTCATCTACCCGTTCATCGAGGCGTGGGTCACCGGCGACAAGCGGGAGCACCACATCGCGCAGCGTCCGCGCAACGCGGCCACGCGCACCGCGATCGGCGCCGCCGGCGTCACCTTCTACGCCGTGCTCTGGGCGGCGGCGGCCTCCGACATCATCGCGACGCACTTCTGGCTCACGATGGAGGGCGTCATCCACACCCTCCAGGCGCTGCTGATCGTCGGGCCGATCGTCGCTTACTTCGTCACCAAGCGCATCTGTGTCGCCCTTCAGAAGAAGGATCGCGAGATCGCCCTCCACGGGTACGAGTCGGGTCGCATCGTCCGGCTCCCCGGCGGCGAGTACATCGAGGTTCACCAGCCCGTCGACGAGTACGACCGGTACAAGCTGGTCGACTTCGAGACCTACGAGCCGCTGGTCGTGCGTCCCAACGCGAAGGGGCGGATCCCCTGGCACCAGAACGTGCGTGCGTCGATCTCGCGCTGGTTCTTCGAGGACCGGCTCACGCCCGTCACGCAGAGCGAGCTCGACGCGGCGCTGGCGCACCAGCACCACGCGCTGGAGCACATCGCCGCCGAGGAGGATGCCGAGCTGCAAGCGGCCCACGACCGCGCCGGCGTGCCGGATGCCCCGCACACGCCGATCGACGACGGCCGCAACTCCGAGACGGCGGTTCGCCCCTCGAACGTGATCGTGCGCGAGCCGGAGCCCGGCACCAAGCCCGCGAAGAACCGCGAGAAGGAGGCGGGTCAGTAG
- a CDS encoding rhodanese-like domain-containing protein, protein MTDALTYFSTKLALETDASDVYAAQKAGDEFVLVDVRGDEAWAQGRISGAIHMPYRDIAGRAPHEIPTGTPVVVYCWSPGCNAGAKGAVEFAKLGYAVREMIGGYEYWVREGQPTENDEGALPRVFDPQVMVVRAPVAH, encoded by the coding sequence ATGACCGACGCATTGACGTACTTCTCCACGAAGCTCGCCCTCGAGACGGACGCGTCCGACGTGTACGCCGCGCAGAAGGCCGGCGACGAGTTCGTGCTCGTCGACGTCCGCGGCGACGAGGCGTGGGCGCAGGGGCGCATCTCAGGCGCGATCCACATGCCGTACCGCGACATCGCCGGGCGCGCGCCGCACGAGATCCCCACGGGAACGCCCGTCGTCGTCTACTGCTGGAGCCCCGGGTGCAACGCCGGCGCCAAGGGCGCGGTCGAATTCGCGAAGCTCGGCTACGCCGTCCGCGAGATGATCGGCGGTTACGAGTACTGGGTGCGCGAGGGCCAGCCCACCGAGAACGACGAAGGCGCACTCCCCCGCGTCTTCGACCCGCAAGTCATGGTGGTGCGTGCGCCGGTGGCCCACTGA
- a CDS encoding PP2C family protein-serine/threonine phosphatase has product MRLRAAAVSDVGAHRATNQDAAFTASWGAAVADGVGGGPAGDLASAAFVHRLAAGPLEGIHAEQLADSIRSANWDLRLHVQRDPALHGMATTFTGLFVSRDGELLLAHTGDSRAYLLRSGVLSQQSRDDSLVQALIDQGLVSPEDAASHPRRNVITASLSGAEHDEATVAAHDHQAGDRWLLCSDGLTDYVPEADVRRILLDHRAVEDAAAACVTLALDAGTRDNVTVVVADVVASDLEPADAGAVTGATRYYGAAAERFMEGLESA; this is encoded by the coding sequence GTGCGTCTGCGTGCGGCCGCCGTCTCGGACGTCGGAGCGCACCGCGCGACGAACCAGGACGCCGCGTTCACGGCCTCCTGGGGCGCAGCCGTGGCCGATGGTGTCGGCGGCGGACCTGCCGGTGATCTCGCCTCGGCGGCGTTCGTGCACCGCCTTGCGGCGGGCCCGCTCGAGGGCATCCACGCGGAGCAGCTGGCTGACAGCATCCGGTCGGCCAACTGGGACCTCCGGCTGCACGTGCAGCGCGATCCCGCACTCCACGGCATGGCGACGACGTTCACCGGCCTCTTCGTGTCTCGCGACGGTGAGCTGCTGCTGGCGCATACCGGCGACTCACGCGCGTACCTCCTGCGCTCCGGCGTGCTGAGCCAGCAGAGCCGCGACGACTCGCTTGTACAGGCGCTGATCGACCAGGGTCTCGTCTCGCCTGAGGATGCCGCGAGCCACCCGCGTCGCAACGTGATCACCGCCTCCCTCAGCGGGGCGGAGCACGACGAGGCGACCGTCGCCGCGCACGACCACCAGGCCGGCGACCGCTGGCTGCTGTGCAGCGACGGGCTGACGGACTATGTTCCCGAGGCCGATGTCCGACGGATCCTGCTCGATCATCGCGCGGTCGAGGATGCGGCTGCCGCGTGCGTCACGCTCGCTCTCGACGCCGGAACGCGCGACAACGTCACGGTCGTCGTGGCGGACGTGGTCGCGAGTGACCTCGAGCCGGCCGATGCCGGCGCCGTGACAGGTGCGACCAGGTACTACGGTGCCGCGGCGGAGCGGTTCATGGAGGGGCTGGAGTCGGCCTGA
- a CDS encoding cytochrome c oxidase subunit 4: MRTNTGLWWLLSAFFLLVGVLYTGWNLLENWAAAVEANPDGNAWIYFTDSVEWVGTVALVFTAFMGALIAFYVGKVHKAQQGELPEDILTADIDDGDPELGEFSPWSWWPIVLAFSAALGMIGLAVGVWLMPIGIAVFVVAIVGWVYEYYRGHFAR, translated from the coding sequence GTGCGGACCAACACCGGACTCTGGTGGCTGCTGTCGGCGTTCTTCCTGCTGGTGGGCGTGCTGTACACCGGCTGGAACCTGCTCGAGAACTGGGCGGCCGCGGTCGAGGCGAACCCTGACGGGAACGCGTGGATCTACTTCACCGACTCGGTGGAGTGGGTCGGCACGGTCGCGCTCGTCTTCACCGCCTTCATGGGCGCACTCATCGCGTTCTACGTCGGCAAGGTGCACAAGGCGCAGCAGGGTGAGCTGCCCGAAGACATCCTGACCGCAGACATCGACGACGGCGACCCGGAGCTCGGCGAGTTCAGCCCCTGGTCGTGGTGGCCGATCGTGCTCGCCTTCTCGGCCGCGCTCGGCATGATCGGGCTCGCGGTCGGTGTCTGGCTCATGCCCATCGGCATCGCCGTGTTCGTCGTCGCGATCGTCGGCTGGGTCTACGAGTACTACCGCGGTCACTTCGCCCGCTGA